CAAAAGCAATTACAATTCGAAGCCAAAAAGcctaaagaaaaaaaagtgcAAGGCATCGAACAGAATGTACTCAAAGGTGGTTCTGTTTTCCCTCACTACTCTCcagcaaaagaaactttaCAAAAACTTCTGCAGAAGCATCTTGTAGATCTTGACGCCTTCAAAGCTTTGCCTAACGAGTTTCAGCAAGAAATTAAACTTGAACTAGAGAGACGTAGTGTTGAGCAGTTATTTGAGAAAAgtccaaaaaagaatcgCAATCGCAATTGTCTACTTCAAAATAGATCTCTCAAAAAGATTGGTAAAGTGCGGCCAGAAACCCAGAACAAGAGGATTGATCTAATTAGTAACCAAAGAACATTAAACAAACTAACGTTGAAtattccaattgaaaatttaGGGGATTCTGTAATTCACCAGAAGACTGAACTAAGTGGTTTAACTATGGAGGGACAGAAAACCCTTGTGAACTCCTACTGGGCTTCCGAGAAAACGAAGACGTTCAACAAGCACTACAATTTAGGCATTCAGACATTCTATGAGTTCgaagattggaaaaatctcttgaaagattgggTTCGGTtcagttttgaaaatgaaaacgAGAAGCCAATCGGTATTCATGAGAATGACCTAGATGTCTTTTACGGTTTCATTCACAAATTAATCCtgaatgaaaagatttATGAAGTGTTGTCACTAGCAGATATCATAACCTGTAGTTTAAACTCAAGCGAGTTAGTTGACAATGATACTAACAATGAGAGTGATTGGCGAAAGATTAGAGGAGAGCTATTAAATATGCTCAAAACCAACCTAGTCCAAAAGGGCGCATGTATTGACACTACTTAAGCAAAAACAACGCGCATAGTATTGGTGTGACCCAGTCCCTTGGTCCACCCCTGTACTGCAACGATAGCATCACcttttttcaatattcCCATGCCAATGGCTTCAGTGATGGCATATTGTAAACgttcttcaacatcttgTTGCCAGTTATCATTAACTTCCTGTTTATAGATGAATGGATATACTCCACGATAGAGATGAGAATATCTTGCTGCCTCATCATTTCTGGTTACCATAAGGATTGGGCAATTCGGTCTATACTTAGAAATCATTCTTGCTGAAGTTCCTGAAGTAGAAAGCACAACAATGGCCTTGGcattttgttcaaagtgAGCAGAAACAGCGGCAATAGCAATAGTTTCAACTGTGTTAATAAGACCACGAGCAAGATCCTTGATTTCGTTGTAGTGTGGAAGGTAAGCAATAGCTGACTCTGCAATTAGAGCAGTGTGGTGCATCATAGCAACAGCCTCATGAGGGTAGTTTCCCTTGGCAGTTTCCCCGGATAACATCACACAATCGGCGCCATCCAAAATAGCATTTCCAACGTCCGAAACCTCGGCTCTTGTTGGCCTAGGATTGTAAGTCATAGATTCTAACATTTGGGTAGCACAGATTACGGGTTTACCTGCCAGATTGCACTTGGCAATCAATTGCTTCTGAACAACAAATACCTGAGGTGCAGGGATTTCAATACCTAGATCTCCTCTAGCGACCATGACACCATCAGTGACTTCCAggatttcatcaaaattgtTAACTCCTTGCTGGTTCTCAATCTTAGCAATAATCTGGATCTGTTTGCCATCTTCTCCGAGAACATGGCGAATCTCCTTGATATCATTAGCACAACGAATGAAGGATGCAAATACCATGTTGACTTTGTTTTTCACACCAAACCTCAGATCTTGCTTGTCTTTTTCACTAAGAGCTGGCAAGTCCACGTCTGTGTTAGGTAAATTGACACCTTTATGGGATGAAATTGCACCAGCATTGATAGATCTGACTTTGAGAGTGTTTTCATCAACGACTTCTAAAActtcaaatgaaagaaCACCATCATCCACATAAATAATCTTTCCAGGTTCAATAACCTTTGTAATGTTCTTATAATCAATGAACATCACTTTGTCATCGCTAGACTTTGCGAAAGACAAATCTGTGGTGAATATCATTTCATGTCCCATAGGAATTGCATAATCTGTTTCACCTTTGGTAGTTCCTGTTCTGATTTCAGGACCCTTGGTGTCCAAAGCAATTGCAAGCGGTCTACCAGGATATATTTCCTCTGATTTTCTGGCATTGTCCACAACTGATTGATGGTACTCGTAAGAACCATGAGAGAAGTTCATTCTAACAATATTAAGCCCAGCCTGTCTCAGACTGACAAGTACTTCTGGACTGTTAGTCTTAGGACCAATCGTACCAATAATGGAAGATCGGCGAAGATTGCGCTCTGGAGTGGATGATACATCCAGTTTGGATAGCCatccaagttttgaagaagttgacaTTGGATTGATTTCAGTTAAAAAAAAGTCTAAAACAATTTACTGTACATGAACGGTCGCCTGCTAGGTTATATATACCTATTACAGCAAAGTTGGATGCCATTAAATTTTGATCAGGGGACGACATTCTAGGGGAACGGTTAAGAAGCGTCCGTCCCCACGCCCTATACAATCTCAGCACAAAAGGTTTCATTCCGCAAATGATGGTGGGAGACCGGAGTAATAGTTCACTCGTGGAAAACCCTCATCCTTGAATGTGAAAAACGTACGGAACCTCTGATCCGATTTGGTTTAGTTTAAACAATTTCTTTAGAACCCCGAGCGGAATACAGTATCCCGCACACTGAACTACGTACTGCCGAAGTAGTAATCGTCGATGAACCGTGTACGAAACATTGgctctttcaataatgaGGTCATCCTCCCAGAGGATAAGCCTACGATAATAGTAACCTTTTGGAAAGCGTTCAGTATGCGACGTAGGCCAGCTTCTTCTGCAAGATAACTTACAATCACGATATTACCTTCTTCAATACCATGGTCCAGAAGTACTTGAATGCCCATAATTGCTGCGGCCCCCGATATAATGTGCGCATCGAATAATAGTAGCTTGGTAGTTTGTTCACATGGAGGCAGCGACTTTGTATGCAATTGAGGTTCGCCTGTAATTAGGTCTGATTGAATTAGCAACTTACCAACTCTTACATCTGGAATAGTTTTTCTGATTGAATTCATAAATACATCACCTGTCCGTACCATAGTCACAACGACAACCGATTGTAACGGTCGTATCGCATCAGTTAGGCAATGGTATTGCGGGGTCAATACCTCATCTTGCGAGGGTCCGAACTCTACCTGTTCCAATGCCAGATGGATCAGCATGTTAGCAACCCGATCAAAGTAAAAGATGAACTCTGTACGAGAAGTTTCTCTGTCAAAAAGAATGGTACTTATACATTTTAACTGATTTGTTAGCGGCAAACGTGCTATCCGGTTCATGAGAGTCTCATCGTTAGATATCTGCCCCAGCTCTTGAAGTCTTTTCAGGTGAACCAATGACTTTTGTTCCAACTGGTTATTGATATGGCGAATAATCATATCAAGTGCAATTTTATTATCAGTGCTGCGAGGTAGGATCAAATCCGCATTCTTGGAGCTGGGGATCACATACCGAATTGTGTTAGGCTTCACATGTCGATCCCACTGGTCAAGGATGCCTTCCAAATCTCTACCCCTTTCAATCAGGTCTCTTTTAACCCTTCGAGCCATGCATATATCTAGATCAGTATCCACAAAAACTTTTGTATCCATTAAATCCAGTAATTGTCCATGATGGAGTGCCAACAAACCTTCAACCACAATGACAGATGCTCCATAAATCGTTGTAGTCTTTTCTGTACGGGAATGGGTGCAAAAGTCATACACCGGCAGTTGCGTTGGTTTTCCAGTTTTAAGGTCTCCAATACAACGAAGCATTAAATCAAAATCCAAAGCGGTTGGCGAATCAAGATCATACTGCGCATGCTCCGCCAAAATATGTTGCTCCGGGGTCAATACCTTGTAGAAGTTATCCAGAGACAATACAACTGTCCAGGGTTGATTGATCGCCTTCACAATATGCTTAGCAACACTGGTCTTACCAGACCCCGAAGTTCCGGCAACACCTATAATATAGGGCTCTGTCCACGGCGGAATATATTGAGGATGAGTTCCAGATGCTGGCTCGTTGAAGTCGTTTGAAGTAcaaaaagaattggaatTGAGGAGTATGGTATCAGTGTGTCTCAGTCTTGATTGTTTCATAggttaaagaaaaaaaatcttaAAGATAATTTTTGTATTATAGCCTTCACGCCTGCAAAGACTTGCAATAGTGCCAATCCTTTTTTTAGTAGCTAGTGCTGAGACAGTACTCGAATGTCTGAATAAGCTGGAagagatgaaaaaataatgTACAAATCCACATACGCTGGTGTCATCCTTTTACTGCTATAGTGTTTCTAAAATATCATACGACGTTCCATTAGATTTATAATATTATACAAAGTAAAGTGGTTGCAAGTAGATTTACACTGACCAGTAGCCTCTTTTATTCATTTCACGTGGAACAAAGGACCATGTTAAAAAGCCGAACATAAGTACGCCCCAAGTACCAACTGCTGGAACAACCCTCTTGGCTTCAAGAGCAAAATAGTTTGGTCTGGCATTCCTAGATGCTTTAATTGCTTGCGATGCGACAGTTTTTAGGGCGATAGTTGACATTGTGGAAAAGAGTAGAGTAGTTATTCTGACTATTAAATGGGGAGAAGAACTAAGCCCTATTTATAGCCCTTCAGACTGCGGTCAAATTTATATAATCTTCATCTCATTTAGTTCAAAATCATGCTATCTTTGGCTGATGTGGTGTGTTTTCTGGGGAAATCATACCACTAGACGGAAGCGCGAAAGATGTGAACTATTATGGTGTGCAGTACACTGCGAAGACGAGTTTTCTGACCATGCAGATTGATGTTGCAAAGTTTAGCGACCCAAAGTAATCAAGTTATGTGTTTTCCTTACTAAGGTCTCAACTTTTACTGCAGATGGGTCTTAGTATTGAGGCCAAATGTAATTGCACATCCAAAAGCTTAGTAACGCGAAAAGAGTCCAGTTTGATGCCACTCAATCGACACTACGATTTCATGATACAAAAAATAAGATGCATTTTATACGAAGAAGTTAAAATTTTACACAAGAACAGCCAATATCATGAAATGACCATAAACCCAACATCTAACACTCTATGAGGTCTACAATGTCCAACTCGACTGGTTCACACTGTTCGCCAATTTTTTCGTCATAGAGATTGTAGAAGGTACCCGAAAGACATTGATAGAAGGTTGTACTGTTACCAAGGGCCAGCTTAGCATCGTCTGTAATCGACCATCCTCCTGCATATATGGTGCCAGCTTGGGGTGGCGGTCCatcaaattgaaattgCCTATTGGCCACAATCGCACCAATTCTACCCTGAGCGTCTGTCAGCACAcccttttcaagaaccaaagcaagagaagaatcagtAAGGCAAGACACTAAATCAGAAGTCCCTTTATCCTCTGATGTGTCCGTTGGTTTTGACTCCTGCACTTGGCCGTCTCCAATCTGAGAAGCGACAGATGTAGTGGCTGTAGTGGCTTGGATCTGGCCATCTCCTATTTGGGAGACAACTCCTGTAGTTTGTTTTACTTCCGATGAAGTGGAGGTCGTAGCTTGAATTTGACCGTCACCTATTTGGGAAACAACTTGAGCGGTTTCTTTCGTattttgatgaagtggAGGTCGTGGCTTGAATTTGACCGTCACCTATTTGGGAAACAACTTGAGCGGTTTCTTTCgattttgatgaagtggAGGTCGTGGCTTGAATTTGGCCGTCCCCTATTTGGGAAACTACTTGGGCAGTTACTTTCGGTTCAGATGAGGTGATTGTAGCCGCCTGAATCTGTCCATCTCCAATCTGGGAAACAGCCTCTCTCTTAATCTTGTCGGCATCTAAGGACTTAATAGCTATTCCAAAAGTTTGTGAGTAATCTTTGAGGGCACTTTCAAGGCTAGCATCAGGTGTCAGTGTGCTCCATGGTTCGGAAGGCACGTAGGCACTGTATGCACCGCAAGTAAGGGCAGTAGCAATTATTAAGTTCCTGTACATCATTTCTCAGTATTTAATATGTTTAGCAATGAGTATGAACGGGTCAGAATCCTAAGAGAAGTCTTCCTTTTATACTGTGAATATTGAATCCCGAAAGATCCATTTTTCAGATGGCTGGGTTACTATTTTTAGATGTAATGGAAATTTAATCAAACCTACAGACAAGATCATAAAAAATTACCTGATTAGGAAACTATACATAAAGCTTGACTGAGTTAGAGCTTGTTTTTTTGAACTCGATCCAGTTTAACGTTTGATATATTGCAGTTAAATTCCCCGTAACCGGATCGACGGTACTAAAAAATATCTCAGTAACTGACTACTCGTTGTTACTTGCtgtattctttttttatcAAACAACACAATCTAAATAATGCGCCATGACTGAATGTGGATAATGGGCTGAAATTCTTGAATGTTTCCGAGAGACAATAAGACGATTCTTGTTAAATTGCATCCTAAGAAAGTTTGTATTTATTTCGTTGTGTCGTACAGCTTCTGttatttctttgatttctgaGTTTTTTCTTACTTTAGTCAAGTAGCCGGCACTGCATGTAATTTACTTACACTGAATGCGTCACGTGTAAACTTCATCGATCCTCGATATGCCGTTTTAGATATAGGCCGATTAGCAGCGGCCATTCTAGGCTACGTGAGATAGCTAAATTTCGGTAAACAAGGTATTACATCTGACATCATGTCCCCATCAATTAAGGCGTTAGCGCATCAATGGCTTAGCATTGATCGTAATCCATCCACTAGATCTGAGATTCTCAAACTTCttgagaatgaaaagtttaaagttcttgaagaacgcttacgaagaagaattaCTTTTGGAACAGCGGGACTTCGAGGTAGAATGGGTGCTGGTTTTAGTCTAATGAATGATCTCACGATAATACAAGCATCTCAGGGACTGGCCAACTATATGTCAAAAGCTGGCGGTAAATCAATAGTTATTGGACATGATCATCGTCACAACTCTAAACAGTTTGCCGAATACACAGCCACAGCATTCATTCTAAAAGGATTTAGCGTGTATTATGTAAGTAATAGAGAAGGTGGTGATATCCCAACTCCATTTGTTCCGTTTGCTGTCGACTACTATAAATCTTTTGGTGGAATTATGATCACTGCAAGTCATAATCCATCAGCAGATAATGGCTACAAAGTTTAT
This window of the Komagataella phaffii GS115 chromosome 2, complete sequence genome carries:
- a CDS encoding Pyruvate kinase; this translates as MSTSSKLGWLSKLDVSSTPERNLRRSSIIGTIGPKTNSPEVLVSLRQAGLNIVRMNFSHGSYEYHQSVVDNARKSEEIYPGRPLAIALDTKGPEIRTGTTKGETDYAIPMGHEMIFTTDLSFAKSSDDKVMFIDYKNITKVIEPGKIIYVDDGVLSFEVLEVVDENTLKVRSINAGAISSHKGVNLPNTDVDLPALSEKDKQDLRFGVKNKVNMVFASFIRCANDIKEIRHVLGEDGKQIQIIAKIENQQGVNNFDEILEVTDGVMVARGDLGIEIPAPQVFVVQKQLIAKCNLAGKPVICATQMLESMTYNPRPTRAEVSDVGNAILDGADCVMLSGETAKGNYPHEAVAMMHHTALIAESAIAYLPHYNEIKDLARGLINTVETIAIAAVSAHFEQNAKAIVVLSTSGTSARMISKYRPNCPILMVTRNDEAARYSHLYRGVYPFIYKQEVNDNWQQDVEERLQYAITEAIGMGILKKGDAIVAVQGWTKGLGHTNTMRVVFA
- a CDS encoding Uridine/cytidine kinase, component of the pyrimidine ribonucleotide salvage pathway, giving the protein MKQSRLRHTDTILLNSNSFCTSNDFNEPASGTHPQYIPPWTEPYIIGVAGTSGSGKTSVAKHIVKAINQPWTVVLSLDNFYKVLTPEQHILAEHAQYDLDSPTALDFDLMLRCIGDLKTGKPTQLPVYDFCTHSRTEKTTTIYGASVIVVEGLLALHHGQLLDLMDTKVFVDTDLDICMARRVKRDLIERGRDLEGILDQWDRHVKPNTIRYVIPSSKNADLILPRSTDNKIALDMIIRHINNQLEQKSLVHLKRLQELGQISNDETLMNRIARLPLTNQLKCISTILFDRETSRTEFIFYFDRVANMLIHLALEQVEFGPSQDEVLTPQYHCLTDAIRPLQSVVVVTMVRTGDVFMNSIRKTIPDVRVGKLLIQSDLITGEPQLHTKSLPPCEQTTKLLLFDAHIISGAAAIMGIQVLLDHGIEEGNIVIVSYLAEEAGLRRILNAFQKVTIIVGLSSGRMTSLLKEPMFRTRFIDDYYFGST